The Piliocolobus tephrosceles isolate RC106 chromosome 3, ASM277652v3, whole genome shotgun sequence genome has a window encoding:
- the HTN1 gene encoding LOW QUALITY PROTEIN: histatin-1 (The sequence of the model RefSeq protein was modified relative to this genomic sequence to represent the inferred CDS: substituted 1 base at 1 genomic stop codon) codes for MKFLVFALILALMISMTRADSHKEKHHGHRRKFHKKHHSHXEFPSYGGYKSNYLYYN; via the exons ATGAAGTTTCTTGTCTTTGCTTTAATCTTGGCTCTCATGATTTCCATGACT agaGCTGATTCACATAAAGAG AAACATCATGGGCATAGAAGAAAATTCCAT AAAAAGCATCATTCACATTGAGAATTTCCATCATATGGAGGCTACAAATCAAATTATCTGTATTACAATTGA